The Salmonella enterica subsp. houtenae serovar Houten genome has a segment encoding these proteins:
- the dcuS gene encoding two-component sensor kinase, with translation MKHSLPCRALRKRPMKLGTTVILMVSAVLFSVLVVVHLIYFSQISSMTRDALADKALAVARSLADSPAVREGLKKPPAESGIQTLAEAVSQHNGFLFIVVTNMQGIRYSHPEAQRIGQPFKGDDILLALQGKENIAINRGFLAKALRVFTPVYDERHRQIGVVAIGLELRHVTQQINNSRGSIIWSILFGALVGLLGTYALVKVLKRILFGLEPYEISTLFEQRQAMLQSIKEGVIAVDDSGEVTLINPAAQALLDYRKTQDDAKLSTLSHAWSQVVDISEVLRDGTPRRDEEIIVKGRLLLVNTVPVRSNGEIIGAISTFRDKTEVRQLMQRLDGMVNYADALRERSHEFMNKLHVILGLLHLKSYKQLEAYIIKTANNYQEEIGLLLGKIKSPIIAGFLLSKINRASDSGHSLVVSSDSQLPDNNNEDQVTVLITALGNLIENALEALSQESGGEISVSLHYRHGWLHCEVSDDGPGIESERIDAIFAKGVSSKGAERGVGLALVKQQVEALGGVISVESEPGIFTQFFLQLPWDGERTSL, from the coding sequence ATGAAACACTCCCTGCCATGCCGGGCGTTACGCAAACGCCCCATGAAACTCGGCACGACCGTCATTCTGATGGTCAGCGCCGTTTTGTTCTCGGTGCTCGTTGTGGTCCATCTGATCTATTTTTCGCAAATCAGCAGCATGACGCGCGACGCGCTGGCAGATAAAGCGCTGGCGGTAGCCCGCTCGCTGGCGGACTCTCCGGCAGTTCGCGAGGGGCTGAAAAAACCGCCTGCGGAAAGCGGCATTCAGACGCTCGCCGAAGCGGTGAGCCAGCATAATGGCTTTTTGTTTATCGTGGTGACCAATATGCAGGGCATCCGTTATTCGCACCCAGAAGCGCAGCGAATCGGACAACCGTTCAAAGGCGATGATATTCTGCTCGCACTGCAAGGAAAGGAGAATATCGCCATTAATCGCGGCTTTCTCGCCAAAGCGCTGCGCGTTTTCACGCCAGTTTATGATGAACGCCACCGACAGATAGGCGTAGTGGCGATTGGCCTGGAACTCCGTCACGTTACGCAGCAGATCAACAATAGCCGCGGCAGTATTATCTGGTCCATTCTGTTCGGCGCTCTGGTGGGGTTATTAGGCACGTATGCGCTGGTCAAGGTGCTAAAACGTATCCTGTTTGGCCTCGAACCCTATGAGATTTCGACCCTTTTTGAACAGCGCCAGGCGATGCTACAGTCGATCAAAGAAGGCGTTATCGCCGTAGATGATAGCGGCGAAGTCACGTTGATTAACCCTGCGGCGCAGGCGCTGCTCGATTATCGAAAAACGCAGGATGACGCTAAATTATCCACCCTGAGCCATGCCTGGTCTCAGGTAGTAGATATTAGCGAAGTGTTGCGTGACGGTACGCCGCGCCGCGATGAAGAGATCATTGTTAAAGGCCGTCTGCTGCTTGTGAATACCGTTCCAGTACGCAGCAACGGTGAGATTATCGGCGCGATATCCACCTTCAGGGATAAAACAGAAGTTCGCCAACTGATGCAACGGTTGGACGGAATGGTGAACTACGCAGATGCGCTCCGTGAACGCTCCCACGAATTCATGAACAAATTACATGTGATTCTGGGATTATTGCACCTGAAGAGTTATAAGCAGCTTGAAGCGTATATTATCAAGACGGCCAATAACTATCAGGAAGAGATCGGTTTGCTGCTGGGTAAAATAAAGTCGCCGATTATCGCTGGCTTTTTGCTTAGTAAGATTAATCGTGCCTCCGATTCCGGACACAGCCTGGTGGTAAGCAGCGACAGCCAATTACCGGATAATAACAATGAAGATCAGGTCACGGTGCTGATTACGGCGCTGGGTAATTTGATTGAAAACGCGCTGGAAGCGCTGAGCCAGGAATCTGGCGGCGAAATCAGCGTCTCGTTACACTACCGTCATGGCTGGCTGCATTGCGAAGTGAGCGATGACGGTCCGGGTATCGAATCGGAGCGCATCGACGCGATTTTTGCAAAAGGCGTCTCGTCAAAAGGCGCCGAGCGCGGCGTCGGTTTAGCGCTGGTTAAACAGCAGGTTGAAGCGCTTGGCGGCGTAATTTCCGTGGAATCTGAACCTGGGATCTTCACACAATTTTTTTTACAGCTACCCTGGGATGGGGAAAGGACCAGCCTATGA
- a CDS encoding Putative inner membrane protein → MRLLKRCIVVVLFGVILFMVRDDIRYVYQLILKYGDKPSALTLSGYKAVIQQKPIAGIKSNLSGLTYSAEDRMLFAVINNPPELVWLTTEGQLVGRMPLQGIHDPESIAWSGGNQFQIGSEEEGAVYKTQVDIQRGVMQIISMVKLEGYDKAKNKGLEGTAWDAKNERLYAAKEKKPIVIKEVEVRKNAITSSLPSTVTASISDVSGLEYYAPTDSLLVLSDESKMILEVSSEWRVRDRLFLTAEWSGLREDIPQPEGIAMDDDDNLYIVSEPNLFYKFSRDTQHDQDLFLLSHHDKGEQSY, encoded by the coding sequence ATGAGATTACTAAAACGCTGTATTGTGGTTGTACTCTTTGGCGTGATTTTATTTATGGTCAGGGATGATATTCGCTATGTTTATCAACTGATTCTGAAATATGGTGATAAACCTTCGGCACTAACACTGAGTGGCTATAAAGCGGTTATTCAGCAAAAACCAATCGCAGGAATTAAGAGTAACCTTTCAGGTCTGACCTACTCCGCCGAAGACAGGATGCTTTTCGCCGTTATTAATAATCCCCCTGAACTGGTCTGGCTAACGACAGAAGGGCAATTAGTGGGGCGGATGCCGCTCCAGGGAATCCACGACCCGGAATCTATCGCGTGGAGTGGAGGCAACCAGTTTCAGATCGGCAGTGAGGAAGAGGGTGCGGTATATAAAACGCAGGTAGATATTCAGCGTGGCGTCATGCAAATAATCTCCATGGTTAAGCTTGAGGGCTATGACAAAGCAAAAAATAAAGGGCTGGAAGGTACGGCATGGGATGCGAAAAATGAGAGATTGTATGCTGCAAAAGAAAAAAAGCCCATTGTGATCAAAGAAGTAGAGGTGAGAAAAAATGCTATCACTAGTTCATTGCCCTCTACCGTCACCGCGAGTATTAGCGATGTCTCCGGGCTGGAATATTATGCCCCAACGGATTCACTGCTGGTGTTGTCGGACGAGTCAAAAATGATTCTGGAGGTCAGTTCCGAGTGGCGGGTGCGTGATCGACTATTCCTGACGGCGGAGTGGTCAGGGCTCAGAGAAGATATCCCCCAGCCAGAGGGAATTGCCATGGACGATGACGATAATCTCTATATTGTGAGTGAGCCAAACCTCTTTTATAAGTTTTCTCGTGATACGCAGCATGATCAAGATTTATTTTTGCTGTCTCATCACGATAAAGG
- the hmuV gene encoding hemin transport system ATP-binding protein, with protein MAEQLIAEHIRYAVAGKPLIHNVSLTLSPGELVTLIGPNGAGKSTLLRLLTGYLPPADGRCILAGKALTQWPAQTLSRRRAVMLQHTQMGFDWPIEAVIGMGRMSWTPHPESSVIQQVMQLTGCLPLAGRYYAALSGGERQRIQCARALAQLWDQDAPRGWLFLDEPTSALDLFHQQHLLRLLKSLTRQGHLHVCIVLHDLNLAALWADRIILLHGGAIAAQGSPKTVLQTRTLSRWYGADVQVGVHPQTDTPQVFLAP; from the coding sequence ATGGCTGAACAGCTTATTGCCGAGCATATCCGCTACGCCGTCGCTGGCAAACCCCTTATTCACAACGTTTCTCTTACCCTTTCGCCGGGGGAGCTTGTCACGCTGATCGGCCCTAACGGCGCGGGTAAATCGACGCTACTGCGATTACTGACTGGCTATCTCCCGCCTGCTGACGGGCGTTGCATTCTGGCGGGAAAAGCGCTGACGCAGTGGCCGGCGCAAACGCTTTCACGCCGTCGGGCCGTAATGCTGCAACACACGCAGATGGGTTTCGACTGGCCGATAGAGGCCGTGATCGGCATGGGGAGAATGTCCTGGACGCCGCATCCTGAATCGTCAGTTATTCAGCAAGTTATGCAGCTCACCGGCTGTCTACCGCTGGCGGGAAGATATTATGCCGCCCTTTCCGGCGGCGAACGACAACGCATACAATGCGCCCGCGCTCTGGCGCAGCTATGGGATCAGGACGCGCCGCGCGGCTGGCTTTTTCTGGATGAACCGACCTCAGCTCTGGATCTCTTCCACCAACAGCACCTGCTGCGACTGCTGAAATCGCTGACTCGTCAGGGGCATCTTCACGTCTGTATTGTGCTACACGATCTTAACCTGGCGGCGCTCTGGGCGGATCGCATTATTTTGCTGCATGGCGGCGCGATTGCCGCACAAGGATCGCCAAAAACGGTTTTACAGACTCGTACGTTATCGCGTTGGTACGGCGCCGATGTTCAGGTCGGCGTTCACCCGCAGACCGACACGCCGCAGGTCTTCCTCGCGCCCTAA
- the hmuU gene encoding hemin transporter permease, translating into MKRRITFSLYALALLLTLGTVAASGFGALRLPISLIWHDDALRQIWFTIRLPRVLLALVVGGSLALAGCVMQGLFRNPLADPGLLGISSGAALAVALWVVLPLTLPPLLMLYAPMLAAFLGALAATAVIFLLSRQQDGTLSRLLLIGIAINALCGAAVGVLSWVSNDTQLRQFSLWGMGSLGQAQWSTLLAVASFMLPTVLIIWRLAATLNLLQLGEEEAHYLGVDVRTIQRVLLTGSALLVAAAVAVSGIIGFIGLVVPHLIRMWLGADHRATIPGCVLAGAFLLLMADTLARTLVAPAEMPVGLLTSLLGAPWFLWLIFRRGASHG; encoded by the coding sequence ATGAAGCGGCGGATCACGTTTTCGTTATACGCGCTTGCCCTGTTGTTGACGCTAGGAACAGTGGCGGCAAGCGGGTTTGGCGCGCTGCGTCTACCCATCAGTCTGATTTGGCACGATGACGCTTTGCGCCAGATCTGGTTTACCATTCGCCTGCCTCGCGTACTGCTTGCTCTGGTGGTCGGCGGTTCGCTGGCGCTGGCGGGGTGCGTGATGCAGGGATTATTTCGCAACCCTCTCGCCGACCCGGGTCTGCTTGGGATCAGTAGCGGGGCGGCGTTGGCCGTTGCGCTGTGGGTGGTTTTACCGCTAACTCTGCCACCGCTACTGATGCTCTACGCCCCGATGCTGGCTGCCTTCCTCGGTGCACTGGCGGCCACGGCGGTGATTTTCCTGCTAAGTCGACAGCAAGACGGTACGCTATCAAGGCTATTACTGATTGGTATCGCGATAAATGCGCTATGCGGCGCGGCGGTTGGCGTATTGTCCTGGGTGAGCAATGACACTCAGTTGCGCCAGTTTTCCCTGTGGGGGATGGGCAGTCTTGGGCAAGCCCAGTGGTCAACGCTGTTGGCAGTCGCGTCATTTATGCTGCCGACGGTATTAATTATCTGGCGACTTGCCGCCACGCTTAATCTACTGCAACTGGGGGAAGAAGAGGCGCACTATCTGGGCGTTGATGTACGAACGATACAACGTGTCTTGCTGACAGGCAGCGCTCTGCTGGTCGCTGCTGCGGTCGCCGTCAGTGGAATTATCGGTTTTATTGGTCTGGTGGTACCGCATCTGATTCGTATGTGGCTGGGCGCCGATCATCGCGCGACGATCCCCGGTTGCGTGCTGGCGGGCGCTTTTTTACTGTTAATGGCCGATACCCTCGCCCGTACTCTGGTGGCGCCGGCGGAAATGCCGGTTGGGCTATTAACCAGTTTGCTGGGAGCGCCGTGGTTTCTGTGGCTTATTTTTCGTCGGGGAGCATCGCATGGCTGA
- the dcuR gene encoding two-component response regulator — translation MINVLIVDDDAMVAELNRRYVAQISGFHCCGTASTLEKAKEFIFNSENHIDLILLDIYMQQENGLDLLPVLHSTGCKSDVIVISSAADAATIKDSLHYGVVDYLIKPFQATRFEEALTGWLRKKTAMEKRQYYEQSELDLLIHGNSSSEQEPRRLPKGLTQQTLRTLCQWIDAHQEQEFSTDELANEVNISRVSCRKYLIWLVNCHILFTSIHYGVTGRPVYRYRVQPEHYSLLKQYCQ, via the coding sequence ATGATCAATGTATTAATTGTCGATGACGATGCGATGGTCGCGGAATTAAATCGCCGCTACGTCGCGCAAATCTCCGGTTTTCATTGCTGTGGAACCGCTTCGACGCTGGAAAAAGCGAAAGAGTTTATCTTCAACAGTGAGAATCACATTGACCTGATCCTGCTGGATATCTATATGCAGCAGGAAAATGGACTGGATCTGCTGCCTGTCCTGCACAGCACAGGCTGCAAAAGCGACGTTATTGTCATTTCTTCTGCCGCTGATGCCGCCACGATTAAAGATTCGCTTCACTACGGCGTGGTGGATTATTTGATCAAGCCTTTTCAGGCCACGCGCTTTGAAGAAGCGCTGACCGGCTGGCTACGTAAGAAAACGGCGATGGAAAAACGTCAGTATTACGAACAGTCTGAGCTTGATCTGCTTATTCACGGCAATTCTTCCAGCGAGCAGGAGCCTCGCCGATTGCCAAAAGGGCTGACGCAACAAACGCTACGCACATTGTGCCAGTGGATCGATGCGCATCAGGAGCAGGAATTTTCTACCGACGAGCTGGCCAACGAAGTGAATATCTCGCGTGTCTCCTGCCGTAAATATCTTATCTGGCTGGTGAACTGCCATATTTTGTTTACCAGCATTCATTACGGCGTGACCGGCAGGCCGGTTTACCGCTACCGTGTTCAGCCAGAACATTACTCTTTACTTAAACAATATTGTCAGTAA
- the hmuR gene encoding hemin receptor protein, which produces MLRLQSGFMRPSLLALAITSAFSGAAFATTDTLTVTATGNPRSAFEAPMMVSVIDTADPENQTAASAADLLHSVPGITLSGTGRTNGQDVNLRGYDRRGVLVLVDGVRQGTDTGHLNSTFLDPALIKRVEIVRGPSALLYGSGALGGVIAYNTVNASDLLMESRQYGFRVFGTGGTGDHSLGMGASAFGRTDNLDGLIAWSSRDRGDLRQGDGSTAPNDESINNMLAKGTWKIDGAQALSGSLRYYNNAAQEPKNPQEVAATSASNPMTDRSTIQRDMQLSYKLAPQGNDWLSAESTVYWSEARINAQNLDNTNEYREQTTKGGKVENRSRLFTDSFASHLLTYGGEYYRQEQKPGGATTGFPEAKIDFSSGWLQDEITLRDLPVTLLGGTRYDNYRGSSDGYADVDADKWSSRAGMTISPIDWLMLFGSYAQAFRAPTMGEMYNDSKHFSIGRFYTNYWVPNPNLRPETNATQEYGFGLRFDNLMLSDDALEFKASYFDTNAKDYISTTVDFAARTTMSYNVPNAKIWGWDVMTKYTADLFSLDLAYNRTRGKNTDTGEYISSINPDTVTSKLNIPLAHSGFSVGWIGTFANRSTHVSSQYTKQPGYAVNDFYVSYQGQQALKGMTTTLVLGNAFDKAYWSPQGIPQDGRNGKIFVSYQW; this is translated from the coding sequence ATGTTACGCCTGCAATCTGGCTTTATGCGTCCATCGCTACTGGCGCTGGCTATCACCAGCGCCTTCTCCGGCGCGGCTTTCGCGACTACTGACACGCTTACCGTTACCGCGACAGGAAATCCCCGCAGCGCCTTTGAAGCGCCAATGATGGTCAGCGTGATAGATACCGCCGATCCGGAAAATCAGACCGCCGCCTCCGCCGCCGATCTTCTGCATTCCGTTCCAGGCATCACGTTAAGCGGGACGGGAAGAACCAACGGTCAGGATGTCAATCTACGCGGCTACGATCGTCGCGGCGTGCTGGTTCTGGTAGATGGCGTTCGTCAGGGCACTGATACCGGGCATCTCAACAGTACATTCCTCGACCCGGCGCTTATCAAACGTGTTGAAATTGTGCGCGGCCCTTCAGCGTTGCTTTATGGCAGCGGCGCGTTGGGCGGCGTGATTGCTTACAACACCGTCAATGCCAGCGACCTGCTGATGGAAAGCCGGCAGTACGGCTTCCGCGTGTTTGGTACGGGCGGCACCGGCGACCACAGTTTGGGCATGGGCGCCAGCGCTTTTGGTCGTACTGATAACCTGGACGGACTGATCGCATGGTCAAGCCGCGATCGCGGCGACCTACGTCAGGGCGACGGGTCCACGGCACCAAACGATGAGTCCATCAACAATATGTTGGCAAAAGGCACCTGGAAAATTGACGGAGCGCAAGCGCTAAGCGGTTCACTACGCTATTACAACAATGCCGCACAGGAGCCGAAAAATCCGCAGGAAGTTGCGGCGACCAGCGCCAGTAATCCAATGACAGATCGCTCAACTATTCAGCGCGATATGCAGCTCTCTTATAAGCTCGCGCCGCAAGGCAATGACTGGCTGAGCGCGGAGAGCACAGTGTACTGGTCCGAAGCGCGCATCAATGCGCAGAATCTCGACAATACGAATGAATATCGCGAGCAGACCACCAAAGGCGGAAAAGTGGAAAACCGCAGCCGCCTGTTTACGGATTCGTTTGCCTCACATCTGCTGACCTATGGCGGGGAATATTATCGTCAGGAACAGAAGCCAGGCGGCGCAACCACCGGTTTTCCGGAGGCGAAAATCGACTTCAGTTCCGGCTGGCTACAGGATGAGATCACCCTACGCGACCTGCCGGTCACCTTGTTGGGCGGCACTCGCTATGATAACTATCGCGGCAGCAGCGACGGATATGCCGACGTAGATGCCGATAAATGGTCATCCCGCGCAGGCATGACCATTAGCCCTATCGACTGGCTGATGTTGTTTGGTTCTTATGCTCAGGCCTTCCGCGCGCCGACAATGGGAGAGATGTACAACGATTCAAAGCACTTTTCGATTGGCCGCTTCTACACGAATTATTGGGTGCCAAACCCTAACCTGCGTCCGGAAACCAACGCAACGCAGGAATATGGCTTCGGTCTGCGCTTTGACAATCTGATGCTGTCTGATGACGCGCTGGAGTTTAAAGCCAGCTATTTTGATACCAACGCCAAAGATTACATCTCCACTACCGTCGATTTTGCTGCAAGAACGACCATGTCTTATAACGTGCCAAACGCCAAAATCTGGGGCTGGGACGTGATGACGAAATATACCGCCGATCTATTTAGCCTGGACCTGGCCTATAACCGCACCCGCGGGAAAAATACGGATACCGGCGAGTATATCTCCAGCATTAACCCCGATACCGTCACCAGTAAACTTAATATTCCTCTCGCTCATAGCGGTTTCTCCGTTGGCTGGATCGGTACTTTTGCTAACCGCTCCACGCATGTCAGCAGCCAATACACGAAGCAGCCGGGCTATGCGGTAAACGATTTCTACGTTAGCTATCAGGGACAGCAGGCGCTGAAAGGTATGACCACCACGCTAGTGCTGGGCAACGCCTTTGACAAAGCGTACTGGTCGCCGCAAGGCATTCCGCAAGACGGACGTAACGGTAAGATTTTCGTAAGCTATCAATGGTAA
- the hmuT gene encoding Periplasmic hemin-binding protein: MKALLALVIALPLAALAAAQERMIALGGDVTEIIYALGAQSSLVARDSTSQWPPEAATFPDVGYLRQLNAEGILAMRPNLVLASSQAQPSLTLKQIAQSGVNVITIPGDNDLRAIDEKVRIIAQATGRPAEGESLRATLRKTIAALPTTTLNKRVLFILNHSGMSAMAAGQHTAADAAIRAAGLQNAMQGFSRYQPLTQEGVIASRPDVVVVPREGLAAIGGEEALWALPGLAQTPAGRHKQVLAVDDMALLGFSVRTPQAIQQLRAKAESLP; this comes from the coding sequence ATGAAAGCGTTGCTCGCCCTGGTTATCGCCTTGCCCCTTGCCGCGTTGGCCGCCGCCCAGGAAAGAATGATCGCGCTCGGTGGCGATGTGACGGAAATTATTTACGCTCTCGGCGCGCAGTCGTCACTTGTCGCCCGTGATAGCACCAGCCAGTGGCCGCCAGAAGCCGCCACTTTTCCGGATGTCGGTTATCTGCGCCAGTTGAATGCGGAAGGCATTCTCGCCATGCGGCCCAATCTGGTGCTGGCCAGCAGCCAGGCACAGCCATCGCTAACGCTCAAACAGATAGCGCAAAGCGGCGTCAACGTTATCACTATACCGGGCGATAACGACCTCAGGGCGATCGACGAAAAAGTGCGTATCATCGCCCAGGCGACAGGCCGCCCGGCAGAAGGCGAATCTCTGCGCGCGACGCTGCGCAAAACGATTGCTGCCCTGCCGACTACGACGCTCAATAAACGCGTGCTGTTTATTCTTAACCACAGCGGTATGAGCGCGATGGCCGCCGGACAACACACAGCGGCGGATGCCGCTATTCGCGCCGCCGGGCTGCAAAACGCTATGCAAGGCTTCTCGCGCTATCAACCGCTTACCCAGGAAGGCGTTATTGCCAGCCGCCCCGATGTGGTCGTGGTGCCGAGAGAAGGACTCGCGGCTATCGGCGGCGAGGAGGCTCTCTGGGCATTGCCAGGACTGGCGCAAACGCCGGCAGGGCGACATAAACAAGTACTGGCAGTGGATGATATGGCGCTGCTCGGTTTTAGCGTGCGCACGCCACAGGCTATCCAGCAATTACGAGCCAAAGCGGAGTCGTTGCCCTGA
- the hmuS gene encoding hemin transport protein, which produces MNHYIRWLELKKQHPEMYARDIAKLMRISEAELAFTRAGHDARRLRDEIHEIIAALESVGETKCICRNEYAVHEQIGAFTHQHLGDHTGLVLNPRALDLRLFLYQWASVFHLRETTARGERQSIQFFDHHGDALLKVYMTENTHQPAWKALLKRFNAPGNTPLTLKDADMPTTPLTVDAAAVEREWRAMTDVHQFFTLLRRHNLTRQQAFGLVADDLACKVPNNALAQILDAALHAGNEIMVFVGNSGCVQIFTGAIQNVTPLKGWLNIFNPTFTLHVREENIAETWVTRKPTADGHVTSLELFAHDGTQIAQLYGQRTEGEPEQAQWRQQIDALMLKGLAA; this is translated from the coding sequence ATGAATCATTACATCCGCTGGCTTGAACTAAAAAAACAACATCCGGAAATGTATGCGCGTGATATCGCAAAACTGATGCGCATCAGCGAAGCGGAACTCGCCTTCACCAGAGCCGGTCATGATGCCCGGCGGCTACGCGACGAGATACATGAGATTATCGCTGCGCTGGAGTCTGTGGGCGAAACCAAATGCATTTGCCGCAACGAATACGCGGTCCATGAACAGATTGGCGCCTTTACTCATCAACATCTGGGTGACCATACCGGACTGGTGCTGAACCCGCGTGCGCTCGACCTGCGCCTGTTTCTTTACCAGTGGGCCAGCGTATTTCATCTCCGGGAAACCACCGCCCGCGGCGAGCGCCAAAGTATTCAGTTTTTTGACCACCACGGAGACGCGCTACTGAAAGTGTACATGACGGAGAATACGCATCAGCCGGCCTGGAAAGCGCTGCTCAAACGCTTTAACGCGCCAGGGAATACGCCACTAACGTTGAAAGACGCCGATATGCCCACAACGCCTTTAACTGTCGATGCTGCCGCCGTTGAGCGTGAATGGCGCGCAATGACCGACGTACACCAGTTTTTTACCCTGCTAAGACGGCACAACCTGACTCGCCAGCAGGCTTTCGGGCTGGTTGCCGACGATCTGGCCTGTAAGGTGCCGAATAACGCGCTGGCGCAGATCCTTGACGCAGCCCTTCATGCGGGTAATGAGATTATGGTGTTCGTCGGTAACAGCGGCTGCGTGCAAATCTTTACCGGCGCGATTCAAAATGTCACGCCACTGAAAGGCTGGCTGAATATCTTCAATCCCACCTTTACGCTCCATGTGCGGGAAGAGAACATTGCTGAAACTTGGGTCACGCGTAAACCAACCGCCGATGGGCACGTCACCAGTCTGGAATTGTTTGCTCACGACGGCACACAAATCGCCCAGCTTTATGGGCAACGTACTGAAGGGGAACCGGAACAAGCCCAGTGGCGACAACAAATCGACGCTCTGATGCTAAAAGGACTGGCGGCATGA
- a CDS encoding Hemin uptake protein HemP gives MHNTLATTKKANAPLSPTRTKRQIDSRTLLGEEGWALIEHNGQHYLLRQTQSGKLILTK, from the coding sequence ATGCATAACACACTGGCAACCACCAAAAAGGCTAATGCGCCGCTCTCCCCTACCCGTACTAAACGTCAGATTGATAGCAGAACGTTGCTTGGCGAAGAGGGATGGGCGCTGATTGAACATAACGGTCAGCATTACCTGCTGCGCCAGACGCAATCCGGAAAACTGATCCTGACTAAATAA
- a CDS encoding Putative periplasmic or exported protein, whose product MKLNLITASLATLVAAGAFPVHAGPQAHVVCGYHHMLGDDAIMMFGKANQAMWHDFFGNTHTDAISTYQTLRAQPDTTCDNKADSSAYWAPSMKLPDGEIVKPAYQKTYYQSTNVAQYPLHPFPAGLELLAGDHHGTGPSSAITFLCANGKGYTGKIGEICGLRKAGDAVQFNIGIAFPNCWDGVNLKPTHSHNNAAYADHGKCSADYPVKIPTVNMNIAWVLPQISSLDTSKVELSMDPVMHGETREERWGSLYTAHADFMNGWTEDGARFLTDLCMNQGLDCGTTVPYAYSKAEENTWVSNEDDRPHANVDTLYVQDDWTNGGRTQHPETLTLVKFKIPPLPANMDTSLFKYRIRLYGGKTEMNGADQIFFYPTSNDWHVSTVAWNNKPALNYRSDAVLYLNHSHEYRMVDVDKAVRKALAEGKTEISWYIGGDRQGNRYNFTPTDTKQSLVLMLTGFKKSPEL is encoded by the coding sequence ATGAAACTCAACCTTATTACCGCCAGCCTGGCAACGCTTGTTGCTGCTGGCGCATTCCCGGTCCATGCCGGTCCTCAGGCGCATGTCGTGTGCGGCTATCACCACATGCTGGGCGATGACGCGATTATGATGTTTGGTAAAGCGAATCAGGCGATGTGGCATGACTTTTTTGGCAACACCCACACCGACGCGATCTCTACCTACCAGACGTTGCGCGCGCAACCAGATACTACCTGCGATAATAAAGCCGACAGCTCCGCTTACTGGGCGCCGTCCATGAAATTACCCGATGGTGAAATCGTAAAACCGGCCTACCAAAAGACCTATTATCAATCCACAAATGTTGCACAATATCCGCTCCATCCATTCCCGGCGGGACTGGAATTACTGGCAGGCGATCACCACGGAACCGGCCCCAGTTCAGCTATTACCTTCTTATGCGCCAATGGCAAAGGTTACACCGGGAAAATAGGCGAAATATGCGGCCTGCGTAAAGCGGGCGATGCCGTCCAGTTTAATATCGGGATTGCGTTCCCCAACTGCTGGGATGGCGTCAACCTGAAGCCGACCCACAGTCACAATAATGCGGCCTATGCCGACCACGGGAAATGTTCCGCAGACTATCCGGTCAAAATCCCGACGGTTAATATGAACATCGCCTGGGTACTCCCGCAGATCTCCTCGCTGGATACGTCCAAAGTGGAACTGTCGATGGACCCGGTAATGCATGGCGAAACGCGGGAAGAGCGCTGGGGAAGCCTTTATACCGCCCATGCCGATTTTATGAATGGCTGGACGGAAGATGGCGCGCGTTTTCTGACGGATCTGTGTATGAATCAGGGGCTGGATTGCGGCACTACGGTTCCTTACGCCTACAGTAAAGCGGAAGAAAATACTTGGGTAAGCAACGAAGACGACAGGCCTCATGCCAACGTCGATACCTTATACGTACAGGATGACTGGACAAATGGCGGCCGCACGCAACATCCGGAAACGCTCACGCTGGTGAAATTTAAGATCCCGCCCCTGCCGGCCAATATGGATACCTCGCTATTCAAATACCGTATTCGCCTTTATGGCGGCAAAACGGAAATGAACGGCGCCGATCAGATCTTCTTTTACCCGACCAGCAACGACTGGCACGTCAGTACCGTGGCATGGAACAATAAACCGGCGCTCAACTACCGCTCCGATGCCGTGTTATATCTAAATCATTCGCATGAATATCGCATGGTTGATGTCGATAAAGCGGTGCGCAAAGCGCTGGCAGAAGGGAAAACAGAAATATCCTGGTATATCGGCGGTGATCGCCAGGGAAATCGCTACAATTTCACGCCAACAGACACCAAACAGAGCCTGGTGCTGATGCTGACCGGTTTTAAAAAGTCGCCGGAACTGTAA